Genomic segment of Mycobacteriales bacterium:
ATCACGCCGGTCCGATGCACCGAGCCGGTCGGATCGACGTACCCCTTCGGCAGCTCGAACTCGACCTCCGTCACGAACGCGCTCACGCCCTGGTCAGCCCTTCGTGGGCGAGCACCAGCGTCTCGATGGCGACATCGTTTCCCTTGGCGGTGAACGACGGCAGCTCGCACTTGGTCGGCCAGGAATTGAGGAAGTTCCAGCGCGCCACCTCCGTGCCGCCGTCCAGCGAGAAGGCGATCAGCGCCCCGTGCTTGCGCTGGACGTCGCCGTCTATCACCTGCTGGCGCCATTGCCACAGGTCGATGCTGTCGGTGATCCCCCATTTGAGGGTGATGTCGCCGTAGCTCGTCTTGCCCGGGAGCTTGAGGACCGTGGTGTTGTTCCCGCCCTCGCGGTATTCGATCACCTCGGTCGTCGACGACACGCCGCTGCACTCGCTGAAGCTGGCCTGGGTGATGCCGTCGATCTGGACAAGGAAGTTGAAGTTGCGGAACGGATCGACACGCTGACCTGGTTGTGGCATCGCTCTCTCCTCGCGTCCCGGTCGGCCCGGGCTCGGTTACCGTTTGACGACGTGGCCTTCCCTTAGCCCTCGGTGGTTTCGGACCCGCCGTCCCACAGACCGATCCGGACCACGACGAACTCCGCGGGCCGGACCGGGGCGATCCCGATCTCGATGACGACCTGACCGAGATCGCGCACGGACGCGGGGTTGAGCTCCTCGTCGATCCGCACGTAGAAGGCCTCCTTGGCCGTTCGCCCGAACAACGCCCCCGCCTGCCAGACTCGGGTCAGGAAGTCGGTGATCGTCCGGTCGAGGCTCTTCCACAGGCCCGTGCTGTTCGGCTCGAACACCGCCCACCGCAGCCCCTGCAGCAGCGAGTCCTCGATGTAGGCGACCAGGCGGCGCACGTTGACGTAGCGCCAGGCCGTGCCGTCCGTGACGGTGCGGGCGCCCCACAGGAGGGGCGGGGAACCAGGGAACATGCGGATCGCGTTGATCCCCGCGTGGTTGAGGGAGCCCTGCTCGGTGTCGTTGAGCAGGTAGGGCAGTGCGCGGGCGCCGCGGACTGGCTCGTTCGCCGGGGCTTTGTGGACGCCGACCTGCGCGTCGCCGCGTGCCATGATGCCGGCGACGTGCCCGGACGGCGGCACCGTCGTCGTCGCCGCCGGCGTCGGTGCGGGGTCGTCCACCACAATCCACGGCCAGTACAGGCCGCCCCAGCCGCCCGTCGACAGCAGCCCGCCGCGTTGGGTGAGCAGTGGCCCGCCGGCCTTCAGCGGGTCGGTGTCGTTGGCGCCGTCGAGGATGGCGAACCGGTTACCCATCTGCTCGCAGTGGGTCAGGATTGCGCTCTGTACGCCGGCGTCGACCAGCCCAGGGGCACACACCAGGCTCACGTCGCGCACCCGGGTCAGGCCGTCCAGCGCGGCGTCCATGCCCGCGCTGTCCTTGACGTCCTTGACGGGCACGACGTAGGCGAGCGAGCCGCCGTTGGCGAAGAACCCGTGCATCGCGTATGGCAGCGGGGATCCGGTCTTGTAACCGCCGAACTGGTCGGTGTACTGCGTCCAGTTCGTCACGGCGACCGGGATCCCGGCCGCGCCGTTCGCGATTGCGGCGACCGGCGTTCCGATCATCGCCACCGTGCTCGTGCTCGCACCGGCGATCGGCCCTGCGGCGGCGATCTCCTCGACATAGACGCCTGGTGCCTTGGTCTCGTAATCGACCATGCTCACTCCCCTTGGCGGTTCCGGGTCACGGCCCGGTCAGGATCACGTCATGCACTTGCGCGGCGTTCTCGTACTGCACGCCTCTGCTGGTGTCGGGGTGTCCGCCACTCGTCACGGCCAGGGTGTACGGGCCGAACGGGACGGCACCGAATCGGAATTCACCGAGGGCGTCGGCGGTCACGGTGAGCGATGCCTCGACCAGCGTCACGGCTGCGCCCGCGACGCCGGCCAGCTGGCTGTCCAGGACGCGCCCGCGCAACTCCGGCTGGTCGAGCAGGCCAGTGCGCAGCTGGATCTCGCTCAAGGCGGGGAAGGACTCGGTTTCGGTGTATGGCTGCATCGCGATGGTCACGGTGAGCGAGAACGCGGGCCGTGGGGCGATCCCGAGCGCCGTCCAGAACTCGCCCATCGATTGGCCCTCCCGGGTCTGAGCCACGGTCGTGGTCAGCGGGTAGGGCTGCGGCGGCGTCGTGAGCGTTCCCCGGAGGTACTGGTCAGGTATGACGGGGAACCGGCCGAGCCACAGCAGCGCGCGCCCCAGCAGCCGGTGCTCCTCCGCTGCCCGCAGGGCGCCGGTCTTCGGCGACCACACGGTGATGAGGTAGGTGCAGTCGACGCGCAACGGTGGCCGCTCGCTCTCCCAGCCACCGGCCGGCACTGGCTGCACGATCGGTACGGCATCCCGCAACGCGCGGTTCTCCTGCACCTCGTGGAGGAACAGGTCGAGCGTGGGCTGCGCCGGCCCGAAGTCCTTGTCCGGCACGGTGAAGCTCACATCCGCGGTGCGAAGTTCCTGCGGCGCGGCGCCGTCCGCGAGCAGGGCCGCCAGGGTCGCGTCCAAATCGTCGAACACCCGCCCCTCCCTCGCGTTGCTCCCTCGGATGCGCTGCTGTCGGCTTGACTCAACCGTCTGCAGGAGGGTCGGGGCCGGTCTCGGTGAGGAGCTTGCCCATCTTCTGGAGCTCGCGGCGGGTCGCTGCAACGAACTCGGCCTGTCCGATCGGCCTGCCCGCCTGAGCGGCGAGGTACGCCGCCCCGAGCACGACGTTGCGGATATTGCCGCCCGCGAGCCGGTGGTGGGCCATCGCGGGCAGGTCGACGCCGTCGTCGAGCGGGAGCGAGCGAGGAAGGCAGGACTGCCAGATCCGTAGCCGTTCCGCCGTATCGGGGAACGGGAAGTCCACGATGACGTGGAGCCGCCGGAGAAAAGCCTCGTCGATGTGGTGGCGCAGGTTGGTGGCGAGGATGGCGAGACCGTCGTACTCCTCCATCCGCTGGAGCAGGTAGGCGATCTCGACGTTGGCGTACCGGTCGTGGGCGTCACGCACCTCGGACCGCTTCCCGAACAAGGCGTCAGCCTCGTCGAAGAGCAGGATCGCGTCGGAGTCCGCAGCGGCGCCGAACACTCGGGAGAGGTTCTTCTCGGTCTCCCCGATGTACTTGCTCACGACCGTCGACAGGTCGATGGCGAACAGGTCCAGGCCAAGCTCGGCGGCGATCACCGACGCGGCCATGGTCTTGCCCGTGCCGGGTGGGCCGGCGAAGAGCGCCGTCACCCCCCGCCCGCCGGGCAGTCGTGAGGTGAATCCCCACTCGTCCATCACCAGCGTCCGGTGCTCGACCCTGGCAGCGAGCTCACGCAACTGGCTGTCGGCTTCCTCCGGGACCACGAGATCATCCCAACCGTGGACCGGCCGGACGCGGCGCGCGAAGGCGGTCAGTTCGTGCCCGCTCTGGCTACGAGCAGCGGCGAACAGGTCGCGCCTGGTTAGTCGAAGAGCGGACGAGCTGCGGGGCGGCTGCCGGAGCTTGGCCTCGCCGGCCGTGGTCAGGGCGGCGTCCCTGATCTGTCGTGGGGAGAGCCGGAACTGGTCGCCGACTGCCGCAAGGTCCGCCGGCGCGGCACTGGCCCCCGCCGCGCCGACCTCACGCCGCCATACTCCGCGTCGATCGCTCGCGCCGGGGGCGCTGAAGGCGACACCGATCACCCCGAGCGGCTGGTGCCGCGACGGCGTCCAGGGCTGTGCAGTTCCGAGCACGACCACCCCCGGGTGTGCCGCGAGCGCGGCGACGAGCACGTCCGGACCCACCTGACCCGGCATCTGTAGGAGAACCTCCGCGTCCTCCAGATACACCAGAGCGTCTTCGAGCTCTGCCTGCCGCAGGGCCAGACGCAGAAGGTCGGGAACGGCCGCAGGATCTCCCGCCAGCACCGGCCCGGCGACGAGCAGTACCTGCCGGTCGAGTCGTTCGCCGAGCGCCAGCGCCGTCCGCCGCCGTCCCGTCCCGGACGGCCCGTGAAAGCACAAGCGCACTGGTGTCCGGCCCCACGCGCTGCGCACCAGGGACTGCAGCCCTTCGAGCCGCAGGTCCGGCCCGGCCTGGCCGACGCCCGAGGTCCTCGAGCCGGGGACGACCAGGCGGCATGCGTCGCCCAGCCGACGGTCCAGGCCGTGGTGGCCGAGAAGGCTAGCTGTGACCTGCTCGTCGACGGCGATCAGTCGCGCGATCAGCGGCGGGTCGTCGACTCGTCGGTCCGCGCGAAGGCTCACGATGCCGTGCCGGACCAGCGGACCGTCCGCGGCGAAGATGCGCATGGCGGCGAGCCGCTCGGACGGGGAGGTGGTGAGCAGGTCGAGGGCGAGGTTGACCGTCGCACGGCGCGCCGACACGTCGTCCTGCAGATATCCGTAGAGCTGCTCGTATCGCCGGTCCACATCCGGGCCTAGGGCGATAAGGACGACGTCGAGCTCGACCTCGGTCAAGTCGTAGCGGTTTCGAAGCCACATCCAGCGGGGGTTGTCGGCGGCAATCCGGTTCCACTGGGGCACCAATGGCGCCACCGGACGGCCTGCCACGAGCGGCTCGGCCACGGGGCTCCGGAGGGCGCGCTGCGCCTGCTCTTCAGTTACATAGAGGCCCCGATAACTGTCGCTCGCCGCCTCTGGCCCGTAGCGACGCCGGGCCGCTTCGACCCCTCGAGCGAGCAGCAGATCGAGACGGCGGAACGCGAGCAGTCCCTCAAGGTCGTCGTCGTGGACTGTGACATCACCGGACTCGTCGCCGGGAACGCCATCGAGGGCTTCTACTGCGGGAGTAGGACGATCCGCCTCGAGCATGAGCCGGCCCCCTCATGCCCTCAGCCAGTTTCTCAGGCAATCGAGGCGAAGCATATTGAGCACAGAGGAAAGCCGTCAAGGAACAATTGTTCGACGCCGAGCGGGGTGTCCGTACCGGTCGCCCGGCCGGACAGCGTCGCCCGTCGTCGCGACTAGGCCGAGGGGGAGGCACCTCTCATCCGCCTCGGTAGCTTTCCTTGCTTCTTCACTCTCGAGGTTTGACGCCTCCGTACAGCATTGCCCATATGGCGTGGCGCTTGCTGAAGAACCAGTTTCGTCCGTCGGATGATGCCAGGCTCCGCCATCGCCACCAGTCAGTAGTAGACAACTCCACACCGGCTCGGGCTCCGAACAGTTCTCTATGCCCAACAATAAAATCGGCCAAGGCGGCATCGATGGCAGGTATGTCCGCACTTGTATGCGCGCGCATTGCGGCGTTCATAAAGTGCCATAGCGCCCTAGCCTCCTTATTGCCGACCTCTGCCGAGTAGCCAGCTTGCCTGCCTGTTAATTCGATCCATTCCTTATTTTCCGCGTGCAGTTGATCAGTCAGTTGTGACATTTCCGCCACAATCTTCTTCGCGACTGCTACAAGGTGTATGGTCGCCGGAAGGACTTCACCAACGGTCGTTGTCAACCTACTAAACGTCTCAGCGACAAGGGACACCTGCCGCATGCCCTTCTCTAATTCAGTCGACCTGGCCTCGTCTCGAGAACTAAGACCCAGGTTGATTGTAGATAGCGCCTGACTCAGGCGCGTGAGGCCCTCTGCATACCGACTAATCGGGCCGAGGTGTACGGCCGAGGCGTCGTCGATCTCCTCGGCCGCCTCTCGTGCGATATCGCGGAGACCTAGACCGATCTCTAACGCGCTTGCGGCCAGACCCGCCGCCTTCGTGAAACGACCGCTATCCTCTGTGCTAAACGCCGCCCACATGGACTGGTCCAGTCTCGACTGAAGCTTTTCCGCTTCCGCCGCGGCCGCCATTGCCGCCGCATGCACTTGTTGATGCGGGCTTGCGACGGCAGTAGCTTGAATATCGTGCCCGCCCTCGGCAATCGTTGTGCGATCAATGAGCAAGTCCGAGATCTGAGTAGCTTCCCACTGACCAAGTTGCATCTCCTCGCCCATGGAGCCGGAGTATGCAATCCACCCCTCCATTTCCTCAGTCCATTGGGCTGCACCGGCCCGGACGCCTTCGTCCGAACCGATTGCCGACGTCGCGCGCGCCATCTCTTTGACAGCAAATTGTGCCGCGACCGCAAGTTCTCCCCATGTGGTCAGCACGCCAAAAGGCGGAAACCGGACACTTCCCGGCGCGTTGAGCACCTCAGTGAGATGGGAAAGCGGTGGAGCCCACGGCCGCCTTCTACGCGCTGCCGGACCGAGGCGCCTCGCGATTGCGGCGTTCCCCACGGTCTTGCCTAGGGAAATGACAGCGTCCGCCGACTCTGCACCCGGATGGACGGTCGAAGGGGAAAGCGATCGCGTGCCAGTCTGCTGCGCAAGAGCGCGGTCGCTCCTGACGACGGCGCGGTCCGGATTCGGGGTGACTTCCAGCCCGAACTGGCGCGTGGACACAAACCTCAGTATGGACCTCCGCCCAGTGCCGTGCCCGGCGCGACTGGAGACGTCGACGATCCGCGAAGGCACGTGATGCGGTCGGCTGTGGGCGTGCGACCTGCCCTTCGTCGGCAGTCAGACGCGCACGAAGGTCTGGACCAGCGATCCCATCTGATCCGCACACGGTCGGCTCGGCTGGGGCCGCGTCACGGTGAGCCGGCCGCGCGAAAGGCTCATCAGCGCCGCCGACGCCGGCCACCAAGGCGGCGCTTATCATGCTGAGTGCAGCGGGGCAGGAACGAGTGCGTCGCCATGAATCGGTTCCCCCGGCGTAACCAAAGGAGAAGTTCGAGTGCTTGAGACATTCGAAGATCAGGGATATGCCGTCCTTCCTGAATACCTGGCAAAGACGGAGATCGACACCCTGAAGGCGGCTGTGGACCGGCACGCATCGGCGCAGCCGCGGCGGCATGCATACGCCGATGACGAGATCGGCGCGCTCGTCTGGCACCCCGGGGTGGGGGAGATGCTCGACGAGCTCATGGGCGGACCGTACGTCTTCCACCACATCCATGCCGCCCGTCATGACGCCGGCATGAAGGGCGTCGCCTGGCACCAGGACTACGAGCAGTATCCGCAGACCAACCGGTCGCACCTCATGGTGCACGTGTTCTTCTACCTCGATGGGCTCAACGGCACGGTCGGGGACCTGCTTCTTGTGCCTGGGTCCCACAGATTCGCCACCGACAGCCACGCGCTGACGTTTCTCGGCGAGTCCGATCTCCCGGGGTCGATCACGGTTGACGACGTGCCGCCGGGTTCGGTCCTGATCGTGCACTCGGCGATGTGGCATGCGCGTCGCGCCAAGCCAGGTGGCGAGGAGAGCCCACGCTTCTTCATCGATGCGTCCTATTGCCGGTCGGGCGTTAAGTGGCCGTCGTACGCCGCGGCGCCGGGCATGCTGCCCGAGCTGCGGGAGCGGCATCTTGCGGCTGGCGGCACCCGTCCCGGGCTGTTTGACGAAGCGCAGTTTTTCGACGCCGCCCGTGCGCGGGAGACGATGGGGAGTCTCGAAGGCAGTGTGATGCTCGACCTTCCGCAGTGGCAGAGCTTGTGAGGCTGCTCGTCACCGGGGCCACCGGCAAGGTGGGCCGGGCCCTCGTTGAGAGGCTTAGCGGGAGCTGTGAGATCCGCGCGCTTTGCCACAACAGGCCTCTTGAGGTCAAGGGTGTCGAGTGTGTGTTCGGGACGATCGCCGACCGCGAGGCTGTCCGACGGGCCATGGTGGACGTGACGCACGTTGTCCATCTGGCGACCTGCAAGGAGACCCCGGACGAGATCATGGACGTGGCCGTCAAGGGTCTGTTCTGGTTGCTCGAGGAGGCACGGGAGAGCCCGACATTCGAGCGGTTCACCCTCGTCGGCGGTGATGCCGCGGTCGGTCATTTCGTCTACAAGCACCCCGGCCCGGTGACCGAAACGCAGCGGCACACTGCCTACGAGGGGTGCTACGCACTGTCGAAGGTCCTCGAGGAGGTCATGCTCGAGCAATATCGGATCGCGTACGGCGTGAACGGCACTTGTCTGCGAGCACCCTGGATCATGGAGCGGGACGACTTCCGTTACTCCCTCTCCTTCGGTCCTGACCAGTTCGGTGGGCCGGCGTGGAGCGAGCTCGTGGTCGGCGACGTTCCGGACGGCGCGGTGCCGCTCGCGCTGGAGGCCGATGGCTCGCCACTGAGGCGTAACTTCGTCCACGTCGACGATCTTGTCGAGGCGATCGCCATCGCCTTGGAGCATCCGGCCGCCGTCGGGGAGACCTTCAACATCTCTATGGATGAGCCGGTCGACTACCGGCACGTGGCGGAGTATCTCGCCGGCACTCGCGGCCTGCCCAACGTCGAGGTGCCGACGCCGTACCACTCGACGTGGCTGGACAACACGAAGGCCAAGATGCTGCTCGGCTGGAGGCCGCGTTACAACACCGAACGCCTCATCGAGGACGCCTGGAACTATCAGAGGAGCCCAGACGAGCCCCGGAATGTCTGGTACCCGGGATAGTCTCGGCCACCAACGATGGCTCGGCACGGCCACGCCCTTGCGTGACCGCCGCCCTCCTCTGGGTTCACACGACGTGCGTGCCGGTCAGGTTTTAGGTGTACGGGGTCTTGCCGTCGTTGGCGACGTAGTAGACGATCTGGCCGTCGGTCGTCACCCCCACGAGTGTTGCTCGCATTCCAGCTGCACGAGACGAGTCCGGAGCCGGCGGCGTTGCTGTTCACGGACGGCGTGCTCGGCATTCCGCAGGTGGCGACGACGGCAGCGCGTTTGCGCCACTTCGACTCGGTCTGCACGCCGTCCCTTCAACTCGGTTCTTGATCGTTAGTGTCGACACGATACGAACCGTGTCGGGTTCGTCGTCAAGTCGGTTCAGTTGTCAAAATCGCTGATCGGGCTCGACCCGAGCGGCGGCTGCTAACCGGTCCTCGGCAGCGCCTCACGGCAGCGCCCGGGTAAGCCAACAAACCACCTCGGTCCCGTCGTCTTTCGTCGTGGCATGGTCGCGATCTCGGGTTCATCGATTGACGAGCGTCCCGCGCCGCTCTGGCGGTCGAGTTGTGTGACCGGACGTCGAACCGGCGAGGTGGTTCGAGTGGCCCCTCGAAGATCCGGGACAAGGGTTGACGAAGGTCGATCCGTCTGCTTGGGTTCGTTGCCAACCGCGGAATCGCGTTTCGCATCGCGGAAGAAGCCAGAGTCGGCGGGTCATGTCGCGGTCTTGCGCTGCGATCAGGCCCGGGGTTTTGGACTGCCTGAAGGAAGGTCTGTCATGAGTGCGAGCCTCAGTCGACGGCGTTTGCTCGCGGGCGCCGGCGCTCTCGCCGGTTCGGCGATTCTGCCGGCGTGCGGGAAGAGCGCCCAGAGTAAGAACACGATCACGTTGCTCAACGATGCGAACACCGACGGCACGCCGCTAGGCGCGGCCATCAAGGCGTTCGAGAAGCAGTCCGGCAAGAAGGTCGAGGTCCAGCCGGCACCCTCGGACTATGACACGAAGATGCGGACCGTGCTGGCGAGTCCGGCGCCGCCGGACGTGATGCGGGTCAACGACGACTACGTTCGAGGGCTCTCCGACGATAATGTCCTCTTGGATCTCCGGAGTTACATCAAGCGCGACCACATCAATGCGGCCGACTATGCCAGCAAGGCGTTCAACTTTCCGACGCAGCCGGACGGCCGCCACACGGCCTGGGTCATCGGCTATTCGCCCAGGGTGATCTACTACAACGTCGACTGGTTCAAGTCCGCGGGTGTGGCGTTGCCGCCCGGTACGTGGACCGACGAGCATTGGACCTGGGACGACTTCCTCGACGCGGCGAAGAAACTCACGAAGGGCACAAACAAGTGGGGTGCCCTGGTCTATCTCGACACGGGCTACGAGCAGACGTTCTCCATCAACAATGGCAGTGCGACCGGCATTTTCTCCGCCAACGGGAAGAAGTTCACGCTCGCCGATCCGAAGGGTGTCGAGGCAGTTGAGTGGGCCACCGATCTGACCACCAAATACCAGGTGCAACCGCCGTGGTCCGTGCTCCAGGGGGTCAACGTCGACACGACGTTCTTCTCGCAGCAGAAGGTGGCGATGCTCTTCGACACGTTCCAGGTGACGCCTTACTTCCGCGAGAACGTCAAGAACTTCACCTGGGACATCGCGCCCCCGCCCGGGAAGGTTAACCAGGACACCGAGTCGAGCATGATCGTCTACGCCATCCCGAAGAAGTCGAAGAATCCCGACGGCGCCTGGGAACTTCTGAACTTCCTCGCCGGCCCGGACGGAGGCGCCGTACTCGCCAAGGGCAAAGAATTTACGCCCGTCAACAACAAGGCCGGGGAGACCGTCAAGGCTGACGCCAAGTCACCGGCGCACCTCGGGCTGTTCGCCGAGGCGGTGCACCACATGACGCAGCCCAACCAGACGACAAACACCTTGGGCGCCCGTGACCTCTACCGGCCGCCGAACGGGGCACTCGCCGACGTCTACGGCGGGAAGAAATCGCCCAGCGAGGTGCTGAACACCCTTCGCCCGAAGATCAACAAGGTCCTGTCCGAGAGCCCAAACCTGATGAACCAGCTGGGCAACTAACCCAGCATCGAGGAGCTGTGAATGACTGCGCTGCAACTCGGGGCGAAGCGCGCGAGGAGGTCGCCTCGGCGAAGTCGTTGGCGACGCAACATCGAGGGCTGGCTGTTCATCGCTCCGGTGATCCTGGGGATCTTGGTCTTTCAGTTCGCTCCGTTGCTGGTGTCCATATATGCGTCGCTCACTGATTGGGACGGCCTCAGTCCCGCGCGTTTCGTCGGTCTCAACAACTTCAAGACGCTGTTTACCGGCGACTCGTTGTTCATCACTACGCTCAGGAACACTGCGTACTTTACGATTGGCACAGTGCCGGTCAGCATAGCGGTGGGATTCGGCCTGGCGCTGTTGTGCAACCAGCCCATCCGGGGCGTTGCCATATTCCGCACCGCCTATTTTGCGCCGTTCGTCACGAATATCGTCGCAATTGGATTCGTGTGGTTCTACTTCTTCCAGCCGACGGACGGTGTCCTGAACGGCATCCTCGGGGTCGCCGGTATCCACGGCCCAGCC
This window contains:
- a CDS encoding phage tail protein, translated to MPQPGQRVDPFRNFNFLVQIDGITQASFSECSGVSSTTEVIEYREGGNNTTVLKLPGKTSYGDITLKWGITDSIDLWQWRQQVIDGDVQRKHGALIAFSLDGGTEVARWNFLNSWPTKCELPSFTAKGNDVAIETLVLAHEGLTRA
- a CDS encoding phage tail sheath C-terminal domain-containing protein, producing MVDYETKAPGVYVEEIAAAGPIAGASTSTVAMIGTPVAAIANGAAGIPVAVTNWTQYTDQFGGYKTGSPLPYAMHGFFANGGSLAYVVPVKDVKDSAGMDAALDGLTRVRDVSLVCAPGLVDAGVQSAILTHCEQMGNRFAILDGANDTDPLKAGGPLLTQRGGLLSTGGWGGLYWPWIVVDDPAPTPAATTTVPPSGHVAGIMARGDAQVGVHKAPANEPVRGARALPYLLNDTEQGSLNHAGINAIRMFPGSPPLLWGARTVTDGTAWRYVNVRRLVAYIEDSLLQGLRWAVFEPNSTGLWKSLDRTITDFLTRVWQAGALFGRTAKEAFYVRIDEELNPASVRDLGQVVIEIGIAPVRPAEFVVVRIGLWDGGSETTEG
- a CDS encoding Pvc16 family protein, with amino-acid sequence MFDDLDATLAALLADGAAPQELRTADVSFTVPDKDFGPAQPTLDLFLHEVQENRALRDAVPIVQPVPAGGWESERPPLRVDCTYLITVWSPKTGALRAAEEHRLLGRALLWLGRFPVIPDQYLRGTLTTPPQPYPLTTTVAQTREGQSMGEFWTALGIAPRPAFSLTVTIAMQPYTETESFPALSEIQLRTGLLDQPELRGRVLDSQLAGVAGAAVTLVEASLTVTADALGEFRFGAVPFGPYTLAVTSGGHPDTSRGVQYENAAQVHDVILTGP
- a CDS encoding ATP-binding protein; the protein is MLEADRPTPAVEALDGVPGDESGDVTVHDDDLEGLLAFRRLDLLLARGVEAARRRYGPEAASDSYRGLYVTEEQAQRALRSPVAEPLVAGRPVAPLVPQWNRIAADNPRWMWLRNRYDLTEVELDVVLIALGPDVDRRYEQLYGYLQDDVSARRATVNLALDLLTTSPSERLAAMRIFAADGPLVRHGIVSLRADRRVDDPPLIARLIAVDEQVTASLLGHHGLDRRLGDACRLVVPGSRTSGVGQAGPDLRLEGLQSLVRSAWGRTPVRLCFHGPSGTGRRRTALALGERLDRQVLLVAGPVLAGDPAAVPDLLRLALRQAELEDALVYLEDAEVLLQMPGQVGPDVLVAALAAHPGVVVLGTAQPWTPSRHQPLGVIGVAFSAPGASDRRGVWRREVGAAGASAAPADLAAVGDQFRLSPRQIRDAALTTAGEAKLRQPPRSSSALRLTRRDLFAAARSQSGHELTAFARRVRPVHGWDDLVVPEEADSQLRELAARVEHRTLVMDEWGFTSRLPGGRGVTALFAGPPGTGKTMAASVIAAELGLDLFAIDLSTVVSKYIGETEKNLSRVFGAAADSDAILLFDEADALFGKRSEVRDAHDRYANVEIAYLLQRMEEYDGLAILATNLRHHIDEAFLRRLHVIVDFPFPDTAERLRIWQSCLPRSLPLDDGVDLPAMAHHRLAGGNIRNVVLGAAYLAAQAGRPIGQAEFVAATRRELQKMGKLLTETGPDPPADG
- a CDS encoding phytanoyl-CoA dioxygenase family protein — its product is MLETFEDQGYAVLPEYLAKTEIDTLKAAVDRHASAQPRRHAYADDEIGALVWHPGVGEMLDELMGGPYVFHHIHAARHDAGMKGVAWHQDYEQYPQTNRSHLMVHVFFYLDGLNGTVGDLLLVPGSHRFATDSHALTFLGESDLPGSITVDDVPPGSVLIVHSAMWHARRAKPGGEESPRFFIDASYCRSGVKWPSYAAAPGMLPELRERHLAAGGTRPGLFDEAQFFDAARARETMGSLEGSVMLDLPQWQSL
- a CDS encoding NAD(P)-dependent oxidoreductase, whose amino-acid sequence is MAELVRLLVTGATGKVGRALVERLSGSCEIRALCHNRPLEVKGVECVFGTIADREAVRRAMVDVTHVVHLATCKETPDEIMDVAVKGLFWLLEEARESPTFERFTLVGGDAAVGHFVYKHPGPVTETQRHTAYEGCYALSKVLEEVMLEQYRIAYGVNGTCLRAPWIMERDDFRYSLSFGPDQFGGPAWSELVVGDVPDGAVPLALEADGSPLRRNFVHVDDLVEAIAIALEHPAAVGETFNISMDEPVDYRHVAEYLAGTRGLPNVEVPTPYHSTWLDNTKAKMLLGWRPRYNTERLIEDAWNYQRSPDEPRNVWYPG
- a CDS encoding sugar ABC transporter substrate-binding protein: MSASLSRRRLLAGAGALAGSAILPACGKSAQSKNTITLLNDANTDGTPLGAAIKAFEKQSGKKVEVQPAPSDYDTKMRTVLASPAPPDVMRVNDDYVRGLSDDNVLLDLRSYIKRDHINAADYASKAFNFPTQPDGRHTAWVIGYSPRVIYYNVDWFKSAGVALPPGTWTDEHWTWDDFLDAAKKLTKGTNKWGALVYLDTGYEQTFSINNGSATGIFSANGKKFTLADPKGVEAVEWATDLTTKYQVQPPWSVLQGVNVDTTFFSQQKVAMLFDTFQVTPYFRENVKNFTWDIAPPPGKVNQDTESSMIVYAIPKKSKNPDGAWELLNFLAGPDGGAVLAKGKEFTPVNNKAGETVKADAKSPAHLGLFAEAVHHMTQPNQTTNTLGARDLYRPPNGALADVYGGKKSPSEVLNTLRPKINKVLSESPNLMNQLGN
- a CDS encoding sugar ABC transporter permease, giving the protein MTALQLGAKRARRSPRRSRWRRNIEGWLFIAPVILGILVFQFAPLLVSIYASLTDWDGLSPARFVGLNNFKTLFTGDSLFITTLRNTAYFTIGTVPVSIAVGFGLALLCNQPIRGVAIFRTAYFAPFVTNIVAIGFVWFYFFQPTDGVLNGILGVAGIHGPAWLSSSSWVMPALISVSVWQGVGYPMIILLAGLQGIPVELNEAATVDGASRFRRMRSITIPLLTPQFFFLSITQFISSFQVFGLIYVLTKGGPGHDSTVYIYYLYQNAFAYGKMGYASAMAWLVFVLIALVTLVQWKLQKRWVFYG